Proteins found in one Mycteria americana isolate JAX WOST 10 ecotype Jacksonville Zoo and Gardens chromosome 8, USCA_MyAme_1.0, whole genome shotgun sequence genomic segment:
- the COG8 gene encoding conserved oligomeric Golgi complex subunit 8 isoform X2: MAVAAEEARLLAWLRGPAAAGPGGPELSAYVAELAALGLAELGREPARLAAERARVGAETRRLAFEHYRAFIRSAECTGRAGRGFGGIESRLGSLLGRLPALQDACRNFMRDAEEIACSRRMNSLTLNRHTEILEILEIPQLMDTCVRNGYYEEALELAAYVRRLERKHSSIPVIQGIVDEVRQSAQLMLNQLIQQLRTNIQLPACLRVIGYLRRMDVFTEAELRIKFLQARDAWLRSIQASIPDDDPYFHITKTIEACRVHLFDIVTQYRAIFSDEEPLLPPEGQALNEGAIFHGWVLQKVSEFLRTLERDLRRGVGGRLDSLLGQCMYFGLSFSRVGADFRGQLAPLFQRVAAAAFGKAVEEAVEKFREEMNSYTLISAPAVLGGSAGVPVPAAQPGTLQPPMVLLDFPPLACFLNGLLVAFNDLRLCCPVALAQDVTTCLEDALGEVTKTILAFHRAEEAAFSGREQELFAQFCTAFLEDLLPYLNRCLQVLFPPAQIAQALGVPPTQLQRFGRLGRIDVVALREPLAFLLPAPPEEEPAQENTPPLPAPPARQPRVDERGEPVSWEATGWAARIVQHEMDHLDGVLYIDRMDTRTFTNVAWMELLD, from the exons ATGGCGGTGGCGGCGGAGGAGGCCCGGCTGCTGGCCTGGctgcgcggcccggcggcggcggggcccggcggccccgaGCTCTCCGCCTACGTGGCCGAgctggcggcgctggggctggcggAGCTGGGCCGGGAGCCGGCGCGGctggcggcggagcgggcgcgggTGGGGGCGGAGACGCGCCGCCTGGCCTTCGAGCACTACCGGGCCTTCATCCGCTCCGCCGAGTGCACCGGCCGCGCCGGCCGCGGCTTCGGCGGCATCGAGAGCCGCCTCGGCAGCCTGCTGggccgcctgcccgccctccAGGACGCCTGCCG GAACTTCATGCGCGATGCCGAGGAGATCGCCTGCAGCCGGCGCATGAACAGCCTGACGCTGAACCGGCACACGGAGATCCTGGAGATCCTGGAGATCCCGCAGCTCATGGACACCTGCGTCCGCAACGGCTACTACGAGGAGGCGCTGGAGCTCGCCGCCTACGTGCGCCGGCTGGAGAGGAAGCACAGCAGCATCCCCGTGATCCAG GGCATCGTGGACGAGGTGCGCCAGTCCGCCCAGCTGATGCTGAACCAGCTCATCCAGCAGCTCCGCACCAACATCCAGCTGCCGGCCTGCCTGCGGGTCATCGGCTACCTGCGGCGCATGGACGTTTTCACGGAGGCCGAGCTGCGCATCAAGTTCCTGCAGGCGCGGGACGCCTGGCTGCGCTCCATCCAGGCGTCCATCCCCGACGACGACCCCTACTTCCACATCACCAAGACCATCGAGGCCTGCCGCGTCCACCTCTTCGACATCGTCACCCAGTATCGCGCCATCTTCTCCGACGAGGAGCCGCTCCTGCCCCCGGAGGGGCAGGCCCTCAACGAGGGGGCCATCTTCCATGGCTGGGTGCTGCAGAAGGTCTCCGAGTTCCTGCGCACGCTGGAGCGCGATCTCCGGCGCGGGGTGGGCGGCCGCCTGGACTCGCTGCTGGGGCAGTGCATGTACTTCGGCCTCTCCTTCAGCAGGGTGGGGGCCGATTTCCGCGGGCAGCTGGCCCCCCTCTTCCAGCGCGTGGCCGCCGCCGCTTTCGGGAAGGCGGTGGAGGAGGCGGTGGAGAAGTTTCGGGAGGAGATGAATTCCTACACGCTCATCTCCGCCCCGGCCGTCCtggggggcagcgcgggggtgccggtgcccgcGGCCCAGCCGGGGACGCTGCAGCCGCCCATGGTGCTGCTGGACTTCCCGCCCCTCGCCTGCTTCCTCAACGGCCTCCTCGTCGCCTTCAACGACCTGCGGCTCTGCTGCCCCGTCGCCCTGGCCCAGGACGTCACCACTTGCCTGGAGGACGCTCTTGGCGAG GTCACCAAAACCATCCTGGCCTTCCACCGTGCGGAGGAGGCGGCTTTCAGCGGGCGGGAGCAGGAGCTCTTTGCTCAGTTCTGCACGGCTTTCCTGGAAGACCTGCTGCCCTACCTGAACCGTTGCCTCCAGGTCCTCTTTCCCCCGGCACAGATCGCACAGGCGCTGG gcGTCCCCCCCACCCAACTGCAGCGCTTCGGCCGCCTGGGCCGCATCGACGTGGTGGCCCTCAGGGAGCCGCTGGCTTTCCTCCTGCCAGCGCCGCCTGAGGAAGAGCCAGCCCAGGAGAACACCCCAC CCCTTCCCGCTCCGCCTGCTCGTCAACCCC GCGTGGACGAGCGCGGGGAGCCGGTGAGCTGGGAGGCGACGGGCTGGGCCGCCCGCATCGTCCAGCACGAGATGGACCACCTGGACGGCGTCCTCTACATCGACCGCATGGACACCCGCACCTTCACCAACGTCGCCTGGATGGAGCTCCTGGACTga
- the COG8 gene encoding conserved oligomeric Golgi complex subunit 8 isoform X1: MAVAAEEARLLAWLRGPAAAGPGGPELSAYVAELAALGLAELGREPARLAAERARVGAETRRLAFEHYRAFIRSAECTGRAGRGFGGIESRLGSLLGRLPALQDACRNFMRDAEEIACSRRMNSLTLNRHTEILEILEIPQLMDTCVRNGYYEEALELAAYVRRLERKHSSIPVIQGIVDEVRQSAQLMLNQLIQQLRTNIQLPACLRVIGYLRRMDVFTEAELRIKFLQARDAWLRSIQASIPDDDPYFHITKTIEACRVHLFDIVTQYRAIFSDEEPLLPPEGQALNEGAIFHGWVLQKVSEFLRTLERDLRRGVGGRLDSLLGQCMYFGLSFSRVGADFRGQLAPLFQRVAAAAFGKAVEEAVEKFREEMNSYTLISAPAVLGGSAGVPVPAAQPGTLQPPMVLLDFPPLACFLNGLLVAFNDLRLCCPVALAQDVTTCLEDALGEVTKTILAFHRAEEAAFSGREQELFAQFCTAFLEDLLPYLNRCLQVLFPPAQIAQALGVPPTQLQRFGRLGRIDVVALREPLAFLLPAPPEEEPAQENTPRPEEEEEAVPGEHGQETPPGGAPLPDGPAATG; the protein is encoded by the exons ATGGCGGTGGCGGCGGAGGAGGCCCGGCTGCTGGCCTGGctgcgcggcccggcggcggcggggcccggcggccccgaGCTCTCCGCCTACGTGGCCGAgctggcggcgctggggctggcggAGCTGGGCCGGGAGCCGGCGCGGctggcggcggagcgggcgcgggTGGGGGCGGAGACGCGCCGCCTGGCCTTCGAGCACTACCGGGCCTTCATCCGCTCCGCCGAGTGCACCGGCCGCGCCGGCCGCGGCTTCGGCGGCATCGAGAGCCGCCTCGGCAGCCTGCTGggccgcctgcccgccctccAGGACGCCTGCCG GAACTTCATGCGCGATGCCGAGGAGATCGCCTGCAGCCGGCGCATGAACAGCCTGACGCTGAACCGGCACACGGAGATCCTGGAGATCCTGGAGATCCCGCAGCTCATGGACACCTGCGTCCGCAACGGCTACTACGAGGAGGCGCTGGAGCTCGCCGCCTACGTGCGCCGGCTGGAGAGGAAGCACAGCAGCATCCCCGTGATCCAG GGCATCGTGGACGAGGTGCGCCAGTCCGCCCAGCTGATGCTGAACCAGCTCATCCAGCAGCTCCGCACCAACATCCAGCTGCCGGCCTGCCTGCGGGTCATCGGCTACCTGCGGCGCATGGACGTTTTCACGGAGGCCGAGCTGCGCATCAAGTTCCTGCAGGCGCGGGACGCCTGGCTGCGCTCCATCCAGGCGTCCATCCCCGACGACGACCCCTACTTCCACATCACCAAGACCATCGAGGCCTGCCGCGTCCACCTCTTCGACATCGTCACCCAGTATCGCGCCATCTTCTCCGACGAGGAGCCGCTCCTGCCCCCGGAGGGGCAGGCCCTCAACGAGGGGGCCATCTTCCATGGCTGGGTGCTGCAGAAGGTCTCCGAGTTCCTGCGCACGCTGGAGCGCGATCTCCGGCGCGGGGTGGGCGGCCGCCTGGACTCGCTGCTGGGGCAGTGCATGTACTTCGGCCTCTCCTTCAGCAGGGTGGGGGCCGATTTCCGCGGGCAGCTGGCCCCCCTCTTCCAGCGCGTGGCCGCCGCCGCTTTCGGGAAGGCGGTGGAGGAGGCGGTGGAGAAGTTTCGGGAGGAGATGAATTCCTACACGCTCATCTCCGCCCCGGCCGTCCtggggggcagcgcgggggtgccggtgcccgcGGCCCAGCCGGGGACGCTGCAGCCGCCCATGGTGCTGCTGGACTTCCCGCCCCTCGCCTGCTTCCTCAACGGCCTCCTCGTCGCCTTCAACGACCTGCGGCTCTGCTGCCCCGTCGCCCTGGCCCAGGACGTCACCACTTGCCTGGAGGACGCTCTTGGCGAG GTCACCAAAACCATCCTGGCCTTCCACCGTGCGGAGGAGGCGGCTTTCAGCGGGCGGGAGCAGGAGCTCTTTGCTCAGTTCTGCACGGCTTTCCTGGAAGACCTGCTGCCCTACCTGAACCGTTGCCTCCAGGTCCTCTTTCCCCCGGCACAGATCGCACAGGCGCTGG gcGTCCCCCCCACCCAACTGCAGCGCTTCGGCCGCCTGGGCCGCATCGACGTGGTGGCCCTCAGGGAGCCGCTGGCTTTCCTCCTGCCAGCGCCGCCTGAGGAAGAGCCAGCCCAGGAGAACACCCCACGcccggaggaggaagaggaggccgtGCCCGGGGAGCACGGGCAGGagaccccccccgggggggctccGCTGCCGGACGGCCCGGCGGCCACGGGGTag
- the NIP7 gene encoding 60S ribosome subunit biogenesis protein NIP7 homolog — protein sequence MRPLTEAETRAVFEKLGKYIGENIQLLVDRPDGTYCFRLHRDRVYYLSEKLLKVAASVPRDSLVAPGTCFGKFTKTQKFRLSVTALDFLAPYAKYKVWVKPGSEQSFLYGNHVLKSGLGRITENTAQYQGVVVYSMADVPLGFGVAAKSTQECRKVDPMAIVVFHQADVGEYVRSEDTLT from the exons ATGCGGCCGCTGACGGAGGCGGAGACGCGGGCGGTCTTCGAGAAGCTGGGGAAATA CATCGGTGAGAACATCCAGCTGCTGGTGGACCGGCCCGATGGCACCTACTGCTTCCGCCTGCACCGCGACCGCGTCTACTACCTGAG CGAGAAGCTGCTGAAGGTGGCTGCCAGCGTCCCCCGGGACAGCCTGGTGGCGCCGGGCACCTGCTTCGGGAAGTTCACCAAGACGCAGAAGTTCCGGCTCAGCGTCACGGCCCTGGACTTCCTCGCGCCCTACGCCAAG TACAAGGTGTGGGTGAAGCCCGGCTCGGAGCAGTCCTTCCTCTACGGCAACCACGTCCTCAAGTCGGGCCTGGGGCGCATCACGGAGAACACGGCCCAGTACCAGGGCGTGGTGGTGTACTCCATGGCCGACGTCCCGCTG GGTTTCGGGGTGGCCGCCAAGTCCACGCAGGAGTGCCGGAAGGTGGACCCCATGGCCATCGTGGTGTTCCACCAGGCCGACGTCGGGGAGTACGTGCGGAGCGAGGACACGCTGACCTAA
- the TMED6 gene encoding transmembrane emp24 domain-containing protein 6, translating into MITPATSGPCPGGRERWRLGRRMLLLVLLALLGPAGCPKTEPLSGSSREPLFRGADRYDFAIVIPAGAVECFWQFAHQSGNFFFSYEVQRATGIASNRNILATASDPNGFQLGASRDVRGQIDFLTKETGFYQLCLDNQQNHFGFMQVYLNFGVYYEGFNMENKQLEERKELNDTLEAIGVSMRKLQLHIFHMWRFYNFARMRKGADSFLLESNHNYVNWWSMAQSCVIVLSGVLQLYFLKRLFNGQTSSRQKC; encoded by the exons ATGATTACCCCTGCCACCTCGGGTCCCTGCCCCGGCGGGAGGGAGCGCTGGAGGCTGGGAcgcaggatgctgctgctggtgctcctGGCGCTGCTgggccccgccggctgccccaaGACCGAGCCCCTGAGCGGGTCCAGCCGGGAGCCCCTCTTCCGCGGGGCGGATCGCTACGACTTCGCCATCGTCATCCCCGCCGGTGCCGTGGAGTGCTTCTGGCAGTTCGCACACCAGAGCGGCAACTTCTTCTTCAGCTATGAG GTCCAGCGGGCAACGGGGATCGCCAGCAACAGGAACATCCTGGCCACGGCGAGCGACCCCAACGGCTTCCAGCTCGGCGCTTCCCGGGACGTGCGAGGACAGATCGACTTCCTCACCAAGGAGAcag GTTTCTACCAGCTGTGCCTGGACAACCAGCAAAACCACTTTGGCTTCATGCAGGTGTATCTTAACTTTGGTGTCTATTACGAAGGCTTCAACATGGAAaacaagcagctggaagagaggaaagagctGAACGACACCCTGGAGGCAATCGGG GTCAGCATGCGGAAGCTGCAGCTCCACATCTTCCACATGTGGCGGTTCTACAACTTCGCCCGGATGCGGAAAGGGGCCGACTCCTTCCTCCTGGAGTCCAACCACAACTACGTCAACTGGTGGTCGATGGCTCAGAGCTGCGTCATTGTCCTCTCCGGGGTCCTGCAGCTCTACTTCTTGAAGCGCCTCTTCAACGGGCAAACCTCCAGCCGGCAGAAGTGCTAG
- the TERF2 gene encoding telomeric repeat-binding factor 2 isoform X1 — MVGRRARAARREGMAARGAVSEETVNGCVLQFYFHQAMAAYRSGRNRDFRQLRDVMQALLLRPLEKEPVVAQMLRIMQLLSQIEEGENLDCTFDKESELTPLESAIGVLELIQKEFSVAEKTMEAVQKMVKEAAVIVCIKNREFDKASKIVKRHMGKEPKSQKKRNELLTVIREKNFTHPVVKNFSYKNFQQSVFQFLKTYVDDSEPLLLTIMKKTLNSEHAEEPKYLSVTPESANGPKDQAAAPEPSGRAKGPAGASEPAETAEDLEGAPNPAESADDPAAAPEPMEGASDFAAAPEPMEGATDPAATPEHITAAVNVLEDASEPMEISKEPAAAPELPGVSFRDSERQPSGTVTAYGISVLREAFKILSDSQDSDALFTKLDETDFSFPKQLSPSVSHRTKRRKEEENQDSEISDPPKIPHKGKRLLTISKLVMEQDSQYSESSESPDSSQEPVVSSASRPVQKLHDQPVSTKSAKSFQGRWNSSYGEEEKDSWSEEDELFSDAASFGTNSHNATVFGSKKQKWTIQESEWIKEGVKKFGEGRWKAICQKYPFQNRTAVMIKDRWRTMKKLGIL, encoded by the exons ATGGTGGGAaggcgggcgcgggcggcccggcgggaggGGATGGCGGCGCGGGGCGCCGTCTCCGAGGAGACGGTGAACGGCTGCGTCCTGCAGTTCTACTTCCACCAGGCCATGGCGGCCTACCGCTCCGGGCGGAACCGCGACTTCCGCCAGCTCCGCGACGTCATGCAGG CGCTGCTTTTGCGGCCCCTGGAGAAGGAGCCCGTGGTGGCCCAGATGCTGCGCATAATGCAACTCCTGTCACAGATTGAGGAAGGCGAGAACCTCG ATTGCACCTTCGATAAAGAGTCAGAGCTGACCCCTCTTGAATCGGCGATCGGTGTCCTGGAGCTCATTCAGAAAGAATTCTCTGTGGCTGAGAAGACAATGGAAGCTGTTCAGAAAATGGTGAAGGAAGCC gcTGTTATTGTCTGCATCAAAAACAGAGAGTTTGATAAAGCTTCAAAAATTGTCAAGAGGCATATGGGGAAGGAGCCCAAAAGCCAG AAAAAGAGGAACGAGTTGCTGACTGTCATCCGGGAGAAGAATTTCACTCATCCAGTGGTCAAAAACTTCTCTTACAAGAACTTCCAGCAGAGCGTGTTTCAGTTCCTGAAGACCTATGTGGACGATTCGGAGCCGCTGCTGCTGACG ATAATGAAAAAGACTTTGAATTCAGAACATGCCGAAGAACCTAAATACTTATCGGTGACTCCTGAATCTGCAAATGGGCCAAAGgaccaggcagcagctccagagcCCTCGGGAAGGGCAAAGGGCCCAGCAGGAGCTTCAGAgcctgcagaaacagcagaagacCTGGAGGGAGCTCCCAACCCTGCAGAAAGCGCAGATGACCCCGCAGCAGCTCCCGAGCCTATGGAAGGAGCTAGTGACTTTGCAGCAGCTCCCGAGCCTATGGAAGGAGCTACTGACCCAGCAGCAACTCCTGAGCATATAACAGCAGCAGTTAATGTCTTGGAAGATGCTTCAGAGCCTATGGAAATATCTAAagaaccagcagcagctccagaacTTCCAGGAGTGTCCTTCAGGGACTCGGAAAG GCAGCCCTCCGGAACTGTAACCGCGTATGGGATTTCTGTTCTGAGAGAAGCTTTCAAGATCCTGTCAGACTCCCAGGATTCCGATGCACTCTTCACCAAACTGGACGAAACAGACTTTTCTTTCCCCAAGCAACTGTCTCCTTCTGTATCCCACAGAACCAAGAGACGGAAGGAAGAGGAGAATCAAGATTCTGAGATCTCAGACCCTCCTAAAATACCCCATAAGGGCAAACGCTTGTTGACCATAAGCAAACTGGTCATGGAGCAAGACAGCCAGTACAGCGAGTCAAGTGAGAGCCCAGACTCTTCCCAGGAGCCAGTTGTATCTTCTGCTTCCAGACCTGTTCAGAAATTGCATGACCAGCCTGTATCTACTAAGAGTGCCAA GTCCTTCCAAGGAAGGTGGAACAGCTCGTATGGcgaagaagaaaaagacagttgGAGTGAGGAGGATGAGCTCTTCTCAGATGCGG CATCATTTGGGACAAACAGCCACAACGCTACAGTCTTTGGTTCCAAGAAGCAG AAATGGACGATACAGGAGAGCGAGTGGATCAAAGAGGGCGTGAAGAAGTTTGGAGAAGGGAGATGGAAGGCCATTTGCCAGAAATACCCCTTCCAGAACCGCACGGCAGTGATGATCAAGGATCGCTGGCGGACCATGAAAAAGCTGGGAATCCTCTAA
- the TERF2 gene encoding telomeric repeat-binding factor 2 isoform X2, whose translation MVGRRARAARREGMAARGAVSEETVNGCVLQFYFHQAMAAYRSGRNRDFRQLRDVMQALLLRPLEKEPVVAQMLRIMQLLSQIEEGENLDCTFDKESELTPLESAIGVLELIQKEFSVAEKTMEAVQKMVKEAAVIVCIKNREFDKASKIVKRHMGKEPKSQKKRNELLTVIREKNFTHPVVKNFSYKNFQQSVFQFLKTYVDDSEPLLLTIMKKTLNSEHAEEPKYLSVTPESANGPKDQAAAPEPSGRAKGPAGASEPAETAEDLEGAPNPAESADDPAAAPEPMEGASDFAAAPEPMEGATDPAATPEHITAAVNVLEDASEPMEISKEPAAAPELPGVSFRDSERTKRRKEEENQDSEISDPPKIPHKGKRLLTISKLVMEQDSQYSESSESPDSSQEPVVSSASRPVQKLHDQPVSTKSAKSFQGRWNSSYGEEEKDSWSEEDELFSDAASFGTNSHNATVFGSKKQKWTIQESEWIKEGVKKFGEGRWKAICQKYPFQNRTAVMIKDRWRTMKKLGIL comes from the exons ATGGTGGGAaggcgggcgcgggcggcccggcgggaggGGATGGCGGCGCGGGGCGCCGTCTCCGAGGAGACGGTGAACGGCTGCGTCCTGCAGTTCTACTTCCACCAGGCCATGGCGGCCTACCGCTCCGGGCGGAACCGCGACTTCCGCCAGCTCCGCGACGTCATGCAGG CGCTGCTTTTGCGGCCCCTGGAGAAGGAGCCCGTGGTGGCCCAGATGCTGCGCATAATGCAACTCCTGTCACAGATTGAGGAAGGCGAGAACCTCG ATTGCACCTTCGATAAAGAGTCAGAGCTGACCCCTCTTGAATCGGCGATCGGTGTCCTGGAGCTCATTCAGAAAGAATTCTCTGTGGCTGAGAAGACAATGGAAGCTGTTCAGAAAATGGTGAAGGAAGCC gcTGTTATTGTCTGCATCAAAAACAGAGAGTTTGATAAAGCTTCAAAAATTGTCAAGAGGCATATGGGGAAGGAGCCCAAAAGCCAG AAAAAGAGGAACGAGTTGCTGACTGTCATCCGGGAGAAGAATTTCACTCATCCAGTGGTCAAAAACTTCTCTTACAAGAACTTCCAGCAGAGCGTGTTTCAGTTCCTGAAGACCTATGTGGACGATTCGGAGCCGCTGCTGCTGACG ATAATGAAAAAGACTTTGAATTCAGAACATGCCGAAGAACCTAAATACTTATCGGTGACTCCTGAATCTGCAAATGGGCCAAAGgaccaggcagcagctccagagcCCTCGGGAAGGGCAAAGGGCCCAGCAGGAGCTTCAGAgcctgcagaaacagcagaagacCTGGAGGGAGCTCCCAACCCTGCAGAAAGCGCAGATGACCCCGCAGCAGCTCCCGAGCCTATGGAAGGAGCTAGTGACTTTGCAGCAGCTCCCGAGCCTATGGAAGGAGCTACTGACCCAGCAGCAACTCCTGAGCATATAACAGCAGCAGTTAATGTCTTGGAAGATGCTTCAGAGCCTATGGAAATATCTAAagaaccagcagcagctccagaacTTCCAGGAGTGTCCTTCAGGGACTCGGAAAG AACCAAGAGACGGAAGGAAGAGGAGAATCAAGATTCTGAGATCTCAGACCCTCCTAAAATACCCCATAAGGGCAAACGCTTGTTGACCATAAGCAAACTGGTCATGGAGCAAGACAGCCAGTACAGCGAGTCAAGTGAGAGCCCAGACTCTTCCCAGGAGCCAGTTGTATCTTCTGCTTCCAGACCTGTTCAGAAATTGCATGACCAGCCTGTATCTACTAAGAGTGCCAA GTCCTTCCAAGGAAGGTGGAACAGCTCGTATGGcgaagaagaaaaagacagttgGAGTGAGGAGGATGAGCTCTTCTCAGATGCGG CATCATTTGGGACAAACAGCCACAACGCTACAGTCTTTGGTTCCAAGAAGCAG AAATGGACGATACAGGAGAGCGAGTGGATCAAAGAGGGCGTGAAGAAGTTTGGAGAAGGGAGATGGAAGGCCATTTGCCAGAAATACCCCTTCCAGAACCGCACGGCAGTGATGATCAAGGATCGCTGGCGGACCATGAAAAAGCTGGGAATCCTCTAA